The proteins below are encoded in one region of Borrelia duttonii Ly:
- the rpsP gene encoding 30S ribosomal protein S16, producing MSVRIRLKRMGAKKRPYYRIVVMDSSSPRDGRAIEELGYYHPVERQNQVKINKNKFQEWVDKGAIPSDTVKRILNKSNFKVDN from the coding sequence TTGAGTGTTAGAATAAGATTAAAAAGGATGGGGGCAAAAAAGAGGCCTTATTATCGAATTGTAGTAATGGATTCTTCTTCGCCTAGAGATGGACGAGCTATTGAGGAGCTTGGGTATTATCATCCTGTTGAAAGGCAAAATCAAGTCAAAATAAATAAGAATAAATTTCAAGAATGGGTAGACAAAGGTGCTATTCCAAGTGATACTGTTAAGAGGATTTTAAATAAAAGTAATTTTAAAGTTGATAATTAG
- a CDS encoding KH domain-containing protein: MKEYGNEIELIEFVVKSLVDKKDEVKLNVVEGEKSTILELRVSANDVGKIIGRRGRIARAIRTLLSACAAKTNRRVQLEILD; this comes from the coding sequence ATGAAAGAGTACGGTAATGAAATTGAACTTATAGAATTTGTAGTAAAATCTCTTGTGGATAAAAAAGATGAGGTTAAATTGAATGTAGTTGAAGGTGAGAAATCAACTATTTTGGAATTAAGAGTTTCTGCAAATGATGTTGGAAAAATAATTGGAAGAAGAGGTCGCATTGCAAGGGCTATTAGGACGCTTCTTAGTGCTTGTGCTGCAAAAACAAATAGGAGAGTTCAGTTAGAAATTTTGGACTAA
- the rimM gene encoding ribosome maturation factor RimM (Essential for efficient processing of 16S rRNA), giving the protein MFVKGIILSSYGINGYAKIKSISNGFSDFFCLKNSKLVLKKKFCCSVEVTVEDVSLRNNSLLLKFREFNAPEPIKNLIGFELWVSDELASKLEQDEYYFGKLIGYRVVNDGVELGIVVSFFECSKSVLLEIKVGDRLFFVPFLDVYLGDINRELKTIELKVLELLQ; this is encoded by the coding sequence ATGTTTGTAAAAGGCATAATATTGTCGTCTTATGGGATTAATGGATATGCTAAGATTAAAAGCATATCCAATGGTTTTAGTGATTTTTTTTGTTTAAAAAACAGTAAATTAGTTTTAAAAAAAAAATTTTGTTGTTCAGTTGAAGTTACAGTTGAAGACGTATCTTTAAGGAATAATTCGTTATTACTAAAGTTTAGGGAATTTAATGCGCCTGAGCCCATTAAAAATTTGATTGGTTTTGAATTATGGGTAAGTGATGAACTTGCATCTAAATTAGAACAAGATGAATATTATTTTGGTAAGCTTATTGGATATAGAGTAGTTAATGATGGAGTAGAATTAGGAATTGTTGTATCTTTTTTTGAATGTTCAAAATCAGTTCTTCTTGAAATTAAGGTTGGGGATAGATTATTTTTTGTTCCTTTTTTAGATGTTTATCTTGGAGATATTAATAGGGAACTTAAAACTATTGAGCTTAAGGTATTAGAGCTCTTACAATGA
- the trmD gene encoding tRNA (guanosine(37)-N1)-methyltransferase TrmD, translated as MKITILSLFPSIITPFFENSIMKKVVDKGIISYEVISIRDFSKDKHKRCDDVPYGGGAGMVLKVQPIVDALEYVNANSKTTIFVSPSGLKYTQKLAYDLSKKDELVIICGRYEGLDQRVIDLYVDLEISVGDYVLSSGEVAALVIIDSVYRLLDGVINPNSLCEESFSFECGLLEYPHYTRPYEFRNLKVPDVLLSGHHEEIKKWRLVKSVEKTKKNRFDLYLKYLEMRGEKNDGFDKKN; from the coding sequence ATGAAAATTACAATTCTCTCGTTATTTCCTTCAATCATTACTCCATTTTTTGAAAATTCAATAATGAAAAAGGTTGTAGATAAGGGTATCATAAGTTATGAAGTCATATCTATTCGTGATTTTTCTAAAGATAAACACAAAAGATGTGACGATGTTCCTTATGGTGGGGGTGCAGGTATGGTTTTGAAAGTACAACCTATTGTTGATGCTCTTGAATATGTAAATGCAAATTCAAAGACTACGATATTTGTGAGCCCGTCTGGACTTAAGTATACTCAAAAATTGGCTTATGACTTGTCAAAGAAGGATGAACTTGTTATAATTTGTGGGAGATATGAAGGGCTTGATCAGCGTGTAATTGATTTGTATGTTGATCTTGAAATTTCAGTTGGAGATTATGTGTTGTCTTCAGGTGAAGTTGCAGCTCTTGTTATAATAGATAGTGTATATAGATTATTAGATGGTGTAATAAATCCTAATTCTTTGTGTGAGGAATCTTTTAGTTTTGAGTGTGGGTTGCTTGAATATCCTCATTATACTAGGCCTTATGAATTTAGGAATTTGAAAGTTCCTGATGTGCTTTTGTCGGGGCATCATGAAGAGATAAAAAAGTGGCGGCTTGTTAAGTCAGTTGAAAAAACTAAAAAAAACAGATTTGATTTGTACCTTAAATATTTGGAAATGAGAGGAGAAAAAAATGATGGATTTGATAAGAAAAATTGA
- the rplS gene encoding 50S ribosomal protein L19, translating to MDLIRKIEAKGKRAESFDFRVGDTIRVSYKIIEGTNERIQNFEGLVISIQNKGIGQTFLVRKISSGIGVEKIFPMHSPIIEKVQVLKRGKVRRAKLYYMRDRIGKAAMKVKERLDVKKLKY from the coding sequence ATGGATTTGATAAGAAAAATTGAGGCTAAAGGCAAGAGAGCAGAAAGTTTTGATTTTAGGGTAGGAGATACTATACGTGTTAGTTATAAAATCATAGAAGGAACTAACGAGAGAATTCAAAATTTTGAAGGTCTTGTTATATCTATTCAAAATAAAGGGATAGGTCAAACTTTTTTAGTTAGAAAAATTTCTTCAGGAATTGGAGTTGAGAAAATTTTTCCTATGCATTCACCTATTATCGAAAAAGTTCAGGTTTTAAAGAGAGGAAAAGTAAGACGCGCTAAGCTTTATTATATGCGAGATAGAATTGGTAAAGCTGCTATGAAAGTAAAAGAACGTCTTGATGTTAAGAAACTTAAATATTGA
- the coaD gene encoding pantetheine-phosphate adenylyltransferase, which translates to MRAALFPGSFDPITWGHIDLVKRASLIFDKVIVLVANNSNKSYLLSDIERYELTFEVIMSLGWTKIFVDKYDGVILDYALKNNIGFIVRGVRAFHDFEFEFERYVVNNKLNSSIDTVFLPSSDKYLFVRSDLVKELIKNKNFNLSNFIPELVQKKLKSKFIDKLS; encoded by the coding sequence ATGAGAGCAGCATTATTTCCTGGTTCATTTGATCCTATTACATGGGGACATATTGATTTAGTAAAAAGAGCTTCGTTAATTTTTGATAAAGTAATTGTTCTTGTTGCTAATAATAGTAATAAGAGTTATTTGCTTAGTGATATTGAGAGATATGAACTTACTTTTGAGGTTATTATGTCTTTAGGATGGACAAAAATTTTTGTGGATAAATATGATGGAGTTATTTTAGATTATGCTTTGAAGAATAATATTGGTTTTATTGTAAGAGGTGTTAGAGCGTTTCATGATTTTGAATTTGAATTTGAGAGATATGTTGTTAACAATAAGCTGAATTCTTCAATAGATACAGTATTTTTACCAAGTAGTGATAAATATTTATTTGTAAGATCAGATCTTGTTAAGGAATTGATAAAAAATAAAAATTTTAATCTTTCAAATTTTATTCCAGAGTTGGTACAAAAAAAGTTGAAATCTAAATTTATTGACAAATTATCTTGA
- the rpmF gene encoding 50S ribosomal protein L32, which yields MAVPKFKPSKSRSRTRRSINMRKKIPQFQECSNCGNLAIRHRICAKCGYYRNSQYLELGL from the coding sequence ATGGCTGTTCCAAAATTTAAGCCTTCAAAGTCTAGAAGTAGGACGAGGCGCAGTATAAATATGAGGAAAAAAATTCCTCAATTTCAGGAATGTTCAAATTGCGGTAACCTGGCAATAAGGCATAGAATATGTGCAAAGTGTGGTTATTATCGAAATAGTCAATACTTAGAATTAGGATTATAG
- the acpP gene encoding acyl carrier protein, whose product MDQNEIFKKVRSIISEQLDKKEDEITMESRFVEDLGADSLDIYELLYLLEEAFDDKIPENEASEFETIGDVVAFIEKKKG is encoded by the coding sequence ATGGATCAAAATGAGATTTTTAAAAAGGTTAGGTCTATTATATCCGAGCAGCTTGACAAGAAAGAAGATGAGATTACTATGGAATCTAGGTTTGTTGAAGATCTTGGTGCAGACAGTCTAGATATTTATGAGCTTTTATATTTACTTGAAGAAGCATTTGATGATAAAATTCCAGAAAATGAAGCTAGCGAGTTTGAGACTATAGGTGATGTTGTTGCTTTTATTGAAAAGAAGAAGGGTTAA
- the rnc gene encoding ribonuclease III produces MGSSVVKLDVDRKQKLNEFLMGLHIDFNDIYLLNMSLSHSSYANEFDQKYANNERLEFLGDSVLNLIITDYLYKFYPDKSEGELSKARSYIVSEDSLSSIARELNLGNYILLGRGEENNDGRNKKGILADAIEAFVGALYLDGGFSKASTFVVELFEVHIRLMFNRGDFKDYKSLLQEYVQKKYKISPSYKLAKELGPDHNKIFCVELYVNDKFVSNGKGKSKKEAEMIAAEMALKNIVNIDL; encoded by the coding sequence ATGGGTTCTTCAGTAGTGAAGTTGGATGTGGATCGAAAACAAAAGTTAAATGAGTTTTTAATGGGTCTGCATATTGATTTTAATGACATTTATTTGTTAAATATGTCTTTAAGTCATTCATCATATGCAAATGAATTTGATCAGAAATATGCTAATAATGAGAGATTGGAATTTTTGGGAGATTCTGTTCTTAATCTTATTATTACAGATTATTTGTATAAATTTTATCCTGATAAGAGTGAAGGTGAGCTTAGTAAAGCTAGGTCTTATATTGTTAGTGAAGATTCTCTTTCTAGTATTGCTCGAGAACTTAATCTTGGTAATTATATTTTGCTTGGTAGAGGTGAAGAAAATAATGATGGACGTAATAAGAAAGGCATTCTTGCAGATGCTATTGAAGCTTTTGTAGGTGCACTTTATCTTGATGGGGGCTTTTCAAAAGCCTCTACTTTTGTGGTAGAACTTTTTGAAGTACATATAAGGTTAATGTTTAATCGTGGTGATTTTAAAGATTATAAAAGTTTATTGCAAGAATATGTTCAAAAAAAATATAAAATTTCACCAAGTTATAAATTGGCTAAAGAATTAGGTCCTGATCATAATAAGATTTTTTGTGTTGAACTTTATGTTAATGATAAATTTGTATCTAATGGCAAAGGAAAGTCTAAAAAAGAGGCTGAGATGATAGCAGCTGAAATGGCACTTAAAAATATTGTGAATATTGATCTTTAA
- a CDS encoding CCA tRNA nucleotidyltransferase — protein MNLGNNTKDIIKISQIFNNHNYEFFLVGGALRDLLLKKIPYDFDFTTNATPKEIMKLFPKNIQTGIKHGTISIIFNKKIFEITTYRIDIDYENKRSPKQIKFTKNLKEDLKRRDFTINAIAMHTLNFEIIDYYNGQQDLNKKIIKCIGNPNKRFEEDALRILRAARFASTLNFTIDKNTLISMKYKKNNILFLSKERINNEFIKLLEGENPTKGIKYLQKINFFKYFFNIEINKKLIKKITLLNKNKFYLKAIVIFTIKQDISNLKQNLKLLKFSNKDIKLILLYKTTINAIHKLNPKKLHHIRIFLSKTTRENYKETLDIYKALKGKNNKFKFITNKIKNNKLLRDPLSLKELQINGNDVQKFQLRTHKNTGIILNHLLNEVLIEPKLNKKEILLQKIKDQYSQYF, from the coding sequence ATGAATCTAGGTAATAACACTAAAGATATAATAAAAATTAGTCAAATCTTTAATAACCATAACTATGAATTTTTCCTAGTAGGAGGCGCATTAAGAGACTTACTTCTTAAAAAGATACCTTATGATTTTGATTTTACAACAAATGCAACTCCAAAAGAAATAATGAAATTATTTCCAAAAAATATACAAACAGGAATAAAACATGGAACAATAAGTATAATCTTTAATAAAAAAATTTTTGAAATCACAACTTATAGAATAGACATAGATTATGAAAACAAACGCTCTCCTAAACAAATAAAATTTACAAAAAATTTAAAGGAAGACTTAAAAAGACGGGACTTCACAATAAATGCAATCGCAATGCATACACTTAACTTCGAAATAATAGATTACTACAATGGACAACAAGATCTTAATAAAAAAATAATAAAATGCATAGGAAATCCAAATAAACGATTTGAAGAAGATGCTCTTAGAATTCTTAGAGCTGCAAGATTTGCATCCACACTGAATTTCACAATTGATAAGAATACATTAATTTCCATGAAATACAAAAAAAACAATATTTTATTTCTATCAAAAGAAAGAATCAATAATGAATTTATTAAACTTTTAGAGGGAGAAAATCCAACAAAGGGAATCAAATATTTACAAAAAATAAATTTTTTTAAATACTTTTTTAACATAGAAATAAACAAAAAATTAATAAAAAAAATTACTCTTTTAAATAAAAATAAATTTTATTTAAAAGCAATAGTTATTTTTACTATAAAACAAGACATATCAAATTTAAAACAAAACTTAAAATTACTCAAGTTTTCAAACAAAGACATTAAACTAATATTATTATATAAAACAACTATCAACGCAATTCATAAATTAAATCCAAAAAAATTACATCATATTAGAATTTTTTTAAGCAAAACTACCAGAGAAAATTATAAAGAAACACTTGATATATATAAAGCCCTTAAAGGAAAAAACAACAAGTTTAAATTTATAACAAACAAGATTAAAAATAATAAGCTGTTAAGAGATCCATTATCTTTAAAAGAATTGCAAATAAATGGCAACGATGTTCAAAAGTTCCAATTAAGAACCCACAAAAACACTGGTATAATTCTCAATCATCTACTTAATGAAGTACTAATAGAGCCTAAATTAAATAAGAAAGAAATTTTGCTTCAAAAGATTAAAGATCAATATTCACAATATTTTTAA